Proteins co-encoded in one Luteolibacter sp. Y139 genomic window:
- a CDS encoding amidohydrolase, with protein sequence METPDLILCNGRVTTLDPAKPEAKHVAIKCGRILSVSDDDIQPGPQTKVIDLQGHRVIPGLNDSHLHLIRGGLNYNLELRWDGIPSLSEAMRMLKLQAAATPTGQWVRVVGSWSEFQFVEQRMPTLDELNEAAPDTPVFILHLYCRALLNRAALRACGYTKDTPDPPGGEIQRDKNGNPTGLLIARPNAMILYATLAKGPKLPPEHQLNSSRHFMRELNRLGITSCIDAGGGFQNYPEDYEIIRQLHDRGELTVRIAYNLFTQKPKQEKEDFARWMKMTKPGDGDAFFRMNGAGEMLVFSAADFEDFLEPRPDLAASLESELEDVVTALASNRWPFRLHATYDESISRFLDVFERVNREVPLQDLRWFLDHCETISDRNLERVKALGGGIAIQHRMAFQGEYFVDRYGAKAAERTPPVRKMLEMGIPVGAGTDATRVANYNPFNSLYWLVSGRTVGGLELYPEANRMAREEALRLYTAGSAWFSGEDDVKGRIIPGQQADLVVTSEDYLAVPEEKIRDLQSVLTIVGGKPVYAAGPFREHDAPPIPVLPEWSPVARFGGYGAPHWDGRTASLKTAPRSAPSPGPLWGTGCDCFAF encoded by the coding sequence ATGGAAACTCCCGATCTCATCCTCTGCAACGGACGCGTCACCACGCTCGATCCCGCAAAGCCGGAGGCAAAGCACGTCGCGATCAAGTGCGGCCGCATCCTTTCGGTGAGCGACGACGACATTCAGCCCGGCCCTCAAACCAAGGTCATCGACCTGCAAGGCCACCGCGTCATACCCGGTCTGAATGACTCCCATCTCCATCTCATCCGTGGAGGACTGAACTACAACCTGGAGCTGCGGTGGGATGGTATCCCGTCGCTGTCGGAAGCGATGCGCATGCTGAAGCTCCAGGCCGCCGCTACGCCGACGGGCCAATGGGTGCGCGTGGTCGGCTCGTGGAGCGAATTCCAATTCGTCGAGCAGCGCATGCCGACGCTCGATGAACTCAACGAAGCCGCTCCGGACACGCCGGTCTTCATCCTTCATCTCTATTGCCGTGCCCTGCTCAATCGTGCGGCGTTACGCGCCTGCGGCTACACCAAGGATACACCCGATCCTCCCGGCGGGGAAATCCAGCGCGACAAGAATGGCAATCCCACCGGCCTGCTCATCGCCCGGCCGAATGCCATGATCCTCTACGCGACACTGGCCAAGGGCCCGAAACTGCCACCCGAGCATCAGCTCAATTCGTCCCGCCACTTCATGCGCGAACTGAATCGCCTCGGCATCACGAGCTGCATCGATGCCGGCGGTGGATTCCAGAACTACCCTGAGGACTACGAGATCATCCGCCAGCTCCATGACCGCGGTGAACTCACCGTCCGCATCGCCTACAATCTCTTCACCCAGAAGCCGAAGCAGGAGAAGGAAGACTTCGCCCGCTGGATGAAGATGACCAAGCCCGGCGATGGCGATGCCTTCTTCCGCATGAATGGGGCGGGGGAGATGCTCGTCTTCTCCGCTGCCGACTTCGAGGACTTCCTGGAGCCTCGCCCCGATCTTGCAGCATCGCTGGAAAGCGAACTCGAAGATGTCGTGACCGCACTCGCATCGAATCGCTGGCCCTTCCGCTTGCATGCCACTTACGACGAAAGCATTTCACGTTTCCTCGATGTCTTCGAGCGTGTGAACCGCGAGGTTCCCTTGCAGGATCTCCGCTGGTTCCTCGATCATTGCGAGACAATCAGCGACCGCAATCTGGAGCGGGTGAAAGCTCTGGGCGGTGGCATCGCCATTCAACATCGGATGGCCTTCCAAGGCGAATACTTCGTTGATCGCTACGGTGCGAAGGCGGCGGAGCGCACTCCGCCTGTTAGAAAAATGCTGGAAATGGGAATCCCGGTCGGTGCTGGCACCGATGCCACCCGTGTGGCCAACTACAATCCCTTCAACTCGCTCTACTGGCTGGTCAGCGGTCGCACGGTCGGCGGGCTGGAGCTTTACCCGGAAGCGAACCGCATGGCACGCGAGGAAGCGCTGAGGCTCTACACTGCTGGCAGCGCGTGGTTCTCTGGCGAGGACGATGTGAAAGGCCGCATCATTCCCGGCCAGCAGGCCGATCTCGTGGTGACCAGCGAGGACTACCTCGCTGTGCCGGAGGAGAAGATCCGCGATCTTCAATCGGTGCTGACCATCGTCGGAGGAAAGCCCGTGTATGCCGCCGGCCCCTTCCGCGAGCACGATGCCCCGCCGATCCCGGTGCTGCCGGAGTGGTCGCCGGTTGCAAGATTCGGCGGCTACGGCGCGCCGCATTGGGACGGCCGGACAGCGTCGCTGAAGACCGCACCGCGTTCCGCGCCGTCCCCTGGTCCGCTGTGGGGCACCGGCTGCGATTGCTTCGCCTTTTGA
- a CDS encoding antibiotic biosynthesis monooxygenase produces MSPPPEDPSVTVVVRRRTKPGCEVDFEEAMREFIAFALSFPGNRGIHVLRSEQANPRDYTVVDRFVDMDARRAFTATESYKEWMVRLRALTEEDPHIEEMGGLSGWFTLPDKPHAHPPPKPKMALVTFLGVYPLTSILPPFFGKLLPAWHPLLRNVLVTGLIVALLTWVVMPNLSKLFRRWLFPTI; encoded by the coding sequence ATGTCCCCACCACCGGAAGATCCCTCGGTAACCGTCGTTGTGCGCCGCCGCACGAAACCGGGTTGCGAGGTCGATTTCGAAGAGGCGATGCGGGAATTCATTGCGTTCGCTCTCTCATTCCCGGGCAATCGCGGCATCCATGTGCTGCGCTCCGAGCAGGCAAATCCGCGCGACTACACCGTGGTCGATCGCTTTGTGGATATGGATGCGCGACGGGCATTCACCGCTACGGAGTCCTACAAGGAGTGGATGGTCCGCTTGCGTGCACTGACCGAGGAAGATCCGCACATCGAGGAAATGGGCGGGCTTTCCGGCTGGTTCACCTTGCCGGACAAGCCGCATGCCCATCCGCCGCCGAAGCCGAAGATGGCGCTCGTCACGTTCCTCGGCGTCTACCCGCTGACTTCGATCCTGCCGCCATTCTTCGGGAAGCTGCTACCCGCATGGCATCCGCTCCTGCGGAACGTCCTCGTCACCGGCCTCATCGTCGCCCTGCTCACCTGGGTGGTGATGCCGAACCTCAGCAAGCTCTTCCGCCGCTGGCTCTTTCCCACGATCTAA
- a CDS encoding glycoside hydrolase family 32 protein codes for MRKQTLVAVLIGLTTTANADPAFDIGRASRNTIDPSRFNYDIPPHSANYDDPLRPQFHFTPVQGHMADTTGLIFHEGTYHLFHMFDQWERRRYKHKQWGHATSRDLIHWQQVDPILDTVRDHKPGSGCGIVDFNNSSGLQQGDGKTLLVFYTDYESGTCVSFSRDAGKTWQYYEKNPVLPGADDKRDPLVIWHAPSRKWSMVRYEKKGMAFYQSDTLVDWTPTGRLEGFYECPDLFELPVEGSEGKRWVLVDGNGSYFVGQFDGRMFHPESDRQRVIYGDAYATQTWKFPDAAPVQVAWMPYPLNEITQTLNWHGQMTFPCTLALRRSGEGSIRLCREPVAALDGIRDSGREFTKRDFTVDSTGNPLKDIPMDVQEIDLNIGAVNADGFVLKIGAAQIKYLASERKLACEGVEAKVPGEGKGIHLRVLVDRPSIEIFAEDGQVTISRVLFQSLSSDRELSLAAAGAGTLDVRNLRVTPLKSIWPR; via the coding sequence ATGAGGAAGCAAACACTCGTCGCAGTCCTGATAGGGCTGACCACAACTGCGAATGCGGATCCCGCTTTCGATATCGGACGGGCGTCCCGCAATACGATCGATCCCTCGCGCTTCAACTACGATATCCCGCCGCATTCCGCGAACTACGATGACCCCCTGCGTCCCCAGTTTCATTTCACGCCTGTCCAAGGCCACATGGCGGACACGACCGGGCTGATCTTCCATGAGGGCACGTATCACCTCTTCCACATGTTCGACCAGTGGGAGAGACGACGCTACAAGCACAAGCAATGGGGCCATGCCACCAGCCGGGATCTGATCCACTGGCAACAGGTCGATCCGATTCTCGACACCGTGCGTGACCACAAGCCCGGCAGCGGATGTGGCATCGTTGACTTCAATAACAGTAGTGGTCTTCAACAGGGCGACGGGAAAACCCTGCTCGTCTTTTACACCGACTATGAAAGCGGCACCTGCGTGAGCTTCAGCCGCGATGCGGGCAAGACGTGGCAGTACTACGAGAAGAATCCTGTCCTTCCAGGAGCTGACGACAAGCGCGATCCGCTGGTAATCTGGCACGCCCCCAGCCGGAAGTGGTCCATGGTTCGCTACGAAAAGAAGGGCATGGCCTTCTATCAATCGGACACGCTGGTCGATTGGACTCCCACCGGCCGGCTGGAAGGATTCTATGAGTGCCCCGATCTTTTCGAGCTTCCTGTGGAAGGGAGCGAAGGGAAACGTTGGGTGCTTGTCGATGGCAACGGCAGCTACTTCGTCGGGCAATTCGATGGCAGGATGTTTCATCCCGAGTCGGACCGGCAGCGCGTGATCTACGGCGACGCGTATGCCACCCAGACGTGGAAGTTCCCCGATGCCGCCCCGGTTCAGGTGGCGTGGATGCCGTATCCGCTCAATGAAATCACCCAAACCCTGAATTGGCATGGCCAGATGACCTTTCCCTGCACGCTCGCTTTGAGGCGGTCCGGAGAGGGAAGCATCCGGCTCTGCCGCGAGCCCGTCGCTGCCCTCGATGGAATCCGGGATTCCGGGCGCGAGTTTACGAAAAGGGATTTCACGGTCGACAGCACGGGTAACCCGCTGAAGGACATCCCCATGGACGTTCAGGAGATCGACCTCAATATCGGGGCGGTCAATGCCGACGGCTTCGTTCTGAAGATCGGAGCGGCCCAGATCAAGTATTTGGCCAGTGAGCGGAAGCTCGCCTGTGAAGGCGTTGAGGCGAAGGTTCCCGGCGAGGGGAAGGGGATTCACCTCCGCGTTTTGGTCGATCGTCCCTCGATCGAGATCTTTGCGGAAGATGGCCAGGTGACGATCAGCCGCGTGCTTTTCCAATCTCTCAGCTCCGACCGCGAACTTTCGCTGGCAGCGGCTGGCGCCGGAACACTCGACGTGCGGAACCTCCGCGTCACGCCGCTCAAATCGATCTGGCCGCGGTAG
- a CDS encoding alginate export family protein, whose amino-acid sequence MTAMRILAFLPVMVALCHAGPDDARWAIDGHARTMYESYHGLDFGLGPVDDDDWVHQRVQAMFAWDPDSTFRLAAELTWGRMWGKESPLAPPDEDDVDFLQLFAQGRIPFGGDDLVIQAGRQALYYGSGRLLAAREGANQRLAHDALRLSWQRDEHTRVDAFIASPVQIEPGAFDNESKPSEVRFWSLYAVMPLAWGNFMDLYYIGLRDEDSIFAEIGGHETRHTIGTRLWRDSGPWILNTELIFQFGEAADRDILAGAASLGVGYTFEEWPWSPSFQFKADAISGGDDTGTLHTFHPLFQANNYFNEGGFLSPSNLYNLNPLIVFKPHEKLELTLGVNFQWRFDPDDAVYGPPLQRLGGPAPDGERYLGTAFNASLAWEITSATSMFLGYTHHEAGSSLTAIGGSSVDYLQASFRQEF is encoded by the coding sequence ATGACCGCGATGCGAATCCTCGCGTTCCTTCCCGTGATGGTAGCACTGTGCCATGCCGGGCCGGACGACGCGCGATGGGCCATCGATGGTCATGCGCGCACGATGTATGAGAGCTACCATGGTCTCGACTTCGGGTTGGGGCCGGTGGACGACGATGACTGGGTTCACCAGCGGGTTCAGGCGATGTTCGCATGGGATCCCGACTCCACCTTCCGGCTGGCTGCCGAGCTGACCTGGGGCCGCATGTGGGGAAAGGAATCGCCGCTCGCGCCGCCAGATGAAGACGATGTCGATTTCCTCCAGCTCTTTGCCCAAGGCCGGATTCCTTTCGGCGGTGATGATCTGGTGATTCAAGCGGGCCGACAGGCGCTCTATTACGGTTCCGGGCGCTTGTTGGCCGCGCGCGAGGGAGCGAACCAGCGGCTGGCCCATGATGCGTTGCGTCTCTCCTGGCAACGCGATGAACACACCCGGGTGGACGCCTTCATCGCTTCGCCGGTCCAGATCGAGCCCGGTGCTTTTGACAACGAATCGAAGCCTTCGGAAGTCCGTTTCTGGAGCCTCTATGCGGTGATGCCGCTGGCATGGGGGAATTTCATGGATCTCTACTACATCGGCCTCCGCGATGAGGATTCGATCTTCGCAGAGATTGGAGGGCACGAGACGCGGCACACGATCGGCACTCGTCTCTGGCGGGATAGCGGACCGTGGATCTTGAACACCGAGCTGATCTTTCAATTCGGAGAAGCCGCAGACCGCGATATCCTCGCGGGTGCTGCGAGTCTCGGCGTTGGCTACACGTTTGAGGAATGGCCTTGGAGTCCGTCCTTTCAGTTCAAGGCGGATGCGATTTCCGGAGGCGACGATACCGGCACGCTCCACACTTTTCACCCGCTCTTCCAAGCGAACAACTACTTCAATGAAGGCGGCTTCCTCTCTCCCTCGAACCTCTACAACCTGAACCCTCTCATCGTTTTCAAGCCGCACGAGAAACTGGAGCTGACGCTGGGCGTGAACTTCCAATGGCGCTTCGACCCGGACGACGCCGTCTACGGTCCGCCGCTTCAACGGCTCGGTGGACCGGCACCGGATGGCGAGCGTTACCTCGGCACTGCTTTCAATGCGTCCTTGGCCTGGGAGATCACCTCTGCCACTTCCATGTTCCTCGGCTACACGCACCACGAAGCCGGATCTTCACTGACCGCAATCGGCGGGAGCAGTGTGGACTATCTTCAGGCCAGCTTCCGCCAGGAGTTCTAA
- a CDS encoding hydrolase, with the protein MNPYHKLYTAEDSAVVFIDHQPQMTFGVANIDRATLINNVTLLARAAKEFNVPTVLTAVETESFSGYIWPQLLDVFPGQEIIERTSMNSWDDAGFRKAIEATGKKNILLTGLWTEVCVTWPTIEMLGAGYNIYVVEDCCGATSQAAHEAALSRMVQAGAVRVTTIPALLEWQRDWAKREHYDKLMGIIKGQGGAYGVGVEYAYTMVHKAPQSAIKPQVVPPKAGH; encoded by the coding sequence ATGAATCCGTATCACAAGCTCTACACGGCGGAAGACAGCGCCGTCGTTTTCATCGATCACCAGCCGCAGATGACCTTCGGCGTCGCGAACATTGATCGCGCCACGCTGATTAACAACGTCACGCTGCTCGCCAGGGCCGCGAAGGAGTTCAACGTCCCCACCGTGCTCACCGCGGTCGAGACCGAGTCCTTCAGCGGCTACATCTGGCCTCAATTGCTCGATGTGTTCCCGGGCCAGGAGATCATCGAGCGCACCTCGATGAACTCGTGGGATGACGCCGGCTTCCGCAAGGCGATCGAGGCCACGGGCAAAAAGAACATCCTCCTGACCGGCCTTTGGACCGAGGTCTGCGTGACCTGGCCGACCATCGAGATGCTCGGCGCGGGCTACAATATCTACGTCGTGGAAGACTGCTGCGGCGCGACCTCGCAGGCTGCACATGAGGCAGCTCTGTCCCGCATGGTCCAGGCCGGTGCAGTGCGCGTGACCACGATTCCCGCTTTGCTCGAATGGCAGCGTGACTGGGCCAAGCGTGAGCACTACGACAAGCTCATGGGCATCATCAAGGGGCAGGGCGGTGCTTATGGCGTGGGCGTTGAATATGCCTACACCATGGTCCACAAGGCTCCACAGTCCGCGATCAAGCCGCAGGTGGTGCCGCCGAAGGCCGGGCACTAA
- a CDS encoding protein kinase domain-containing protein translates to MPENPTTSLQPTSLSGEAAEALMDLGFHPEESPVRSRDEKPGDRVGRYRLIELLGEGGFGAVWSAEQTEPIHREIALKLIKRGMDSREIIARFAAESQALAMMDHPNIAAVLDAASCPDGLPYFAMELVKGPPLTTYCDSRSLSVEERVELFIPVCQAVQHAHQKAILHRDLKPSNILVAEVDGKPVPKVIDFGIAKALGTPNEAAFQGSLLQTRAGAVVGTLQYMSPEQAGSVADVDTRSDIYSLGVILYELLTGSTPVMEGAPYDETLKKIRTEEAAKPSTRVSGDTAARLGIEPDRLRRTLRGDLDWIVLKALEKDRRRRYETANALATDLRRYLDQLPVTAVAPTWSYQFSKFARRNRVAFAAASIVFLTLVAATAVSLWQANAAKKSEAKAEKNRIDAEENARKARQAVETYLSRVTDHPRLMEDSFRSLRRELLESAVPFYESFAKSATDNPQVRAEQAWALGRLGVIYRDTGESDKGIAALRRATETEVKLVAEHPENQEYRRSLGLRYHNLSVMLREKGDHAASLENHKHSIDVARSLARDFPDNDTYRKDLSIMLVNLGQTLAKDGKIDEGAIPLQEAIQVRETIAAAHPDDASAVNDVASAQTDLGWMYFQSGRPDDGEKWFRQGMAIQEKLISGPKSFEQAKRGLASACHNLGFHLRSIGRVEEGLALHVRSIELNAALAAEHPHDPDCRHALALGYHMTGETLLGLGHREEAEADFKKAFEGHRALVEEFPDNPDHLFYTAFAGERLAKLRHEAKDLPGAVEMYRLCADLCRKGMMARPDNTTYRDNLGNNLNDLAALYLETGDGNGAIDSALQLVRYFPNSWNDHDIAAGVLARAIPLVEEGKHAEITSKAVALLLHSLELGSTRFAQFPNDERFTNLRQDPGFIGLKEAAPDPAGHSPSKFSYHYKYDDPGTRVWQREGDQWTESQPSGKVNRFTISGRVRVNGISGTELRSVDREIWIFVPDLGTPAPQVVMLRTGARWGRFAEISEME, encoded by the coding sequence ATGCCTGAGAACCCCACCACATCCCTTCAACCGACTTCGCTTTCCGGCGAAGCGGCCGAGGCGCTTATGGATCTCGGCTTTCATCCGGAAGAAAGTCCGGTCCGCTCGCGGGATGAGAAACCGGGCGACCGGGTGGGGCGCTACCGGTTGATCGAGCTGCTGGGAGAGGGGGGCTTCGGTGCGGTGTGGAGCGCCGAGCAGACGGAACCGATCCACCGGGAGATCGCGCTGAAGCTGATCAAGCGCGGCATGGACAGCCGCGAAATCATCGCGCGCTTCGCTGCCGAGAGCCAGGCGCTGGCGATGATGGATCATCCGAACATCGCCGCCGTGCTGGACGCCGCGAGTTGTCCGGATGGCCTGCCTTATTTCGCCATGGAGCTGGTGAAGGGTCCTCCTCTGACGACCTACTGCGATTCCCGTAGTTTATCGGTGGAAGAGCGGGTCGAGCTGTTCATTCCCGTCTGCCAGGCGGTGCAGCACGCGCACCAGAAGGCGATCCTGCACCGTGACCTGAAGCCATCCAACATCCTCGTCGCCGAGGTGGACGGAAAGCCGGTGCCGAAGGTGATCGACTTCGGCATTGCCAAGGCGCTCGGCACGCCGAATGAGGCGGCTTTCCAAGGCAGCCTGCTCCAGACGCGAGCCGGTGCGGTGGTCGGCACGCTGCAATACATGAGCCCCGAGCAGGCCGGCAGTGTGGCGGACGTGGACACCCGCAGCGACATCTACTCGCTGGGGGTCATTCTCTACGAACTCCTCACCGGATCCACGCCGGTGATGGAGGGTGCTCCCTATGATGAAACCCTGAAGAAGATTCGCACCGAGGAAGCGGCGAAGCCGAGCACGCGGGTTTCCGGGGACACTGCGGCGCGCCTTGGTATTGAGCCGGATCGCTTGCGCCGGACGCTGCGTGGGGATCTGGACTGGATCGTCCTGAAGGCCCTGGAGAAGGACCGCCGCCGCCGCTACGAAACGGCGAACGCCCTCGCGACTGACCTCCGGCGCTACCTGGACCAGCTGCCAGTCACGGCGGTAGCACCCACGTGGAGCTATCAGTTCTCGAAATTCGCACGGCGCAATCGCGTCGCCTTTGCCGCGGCGAGCATCGTCTTCCTCACCTTGGTGGCGGCCACCGCGGTGAGCCTGTGGCAGGCGAACGCGGCGAAAAAGTCCGAAGCCAAGGCCGAAAAGAACCGCATCGACGCCGAGGAGAACGCCCGCAAGGCGCGCCAGGCAGTGGAAACTTATCTGAGCCGCGTGACCGACCATCCGCGGCTGATGGAGGACTCGTTCCGCAGCCTGCGCAGGGAGCTGTTAGAGAGTGCCGTGCCGTTCTATGAGTCGTTTGCAAAGAGCGCGACTGACAATCCCCAGGTCCGAGCCGAGCAAGCTTGGGCACTTGGGCGCCTGGGCGTGATCTATCGGGACACCGGCGAAAGTGACAAGGGCATTGCCGCCCTGCGCCGTGCAACGGAAACCGAGGTGAAGCTGGTAGCCGAACATCCGGAGAATCAGGAGTACCGCCGCTCGCTCGGGCTGCGCTACCACAACCTTTCCGTGATGCTTCGTGAAAAGGGTGATCACGCCGCATCACTGGAGAATCACAAGCATTCGATCGACGTCGCCAGGAGCCTCGCTCGCGATTTCCCGGACAATGATACCTATCGCAAGGATCTCTCGATCATGCTGGTGAATCTTGGCCAGACCCTGGCAAAGGATGGGAAAATCGATGAGGGGGCAATCCCCCTGCAAGAAGCGATCCAAGTGCGTGAGACCATCGCTGCCGCGCACCCGGATGATGCCAGCGCCGTGAACGACGTGGCCTCGGCGCAAACGGACCTTGGATGGATGTATTTCCAATCCGGCCGGCCGGATGACGGCGAGAAGTGGTTTCGCCAGGGCATGGCGATCCAGGAGAAGCTCATCTCGGGGCCGAAATCCTTCGAGCAGGCGAAGCGGGGACTTGCCAGTGCTTGCCACAATCTAGGCTTCCATCTCCGGTCAATTGGCCGGGTGGAGGAAGGACTGGCGCTGCATGTCCGGAGCATCGAGCTGAATGCCGCACTCGCCGCCGAGCATCCGCATGATCCCGATTGCCGCCATGCCTTGGCGCTCGGCTATCACATGACGGGCGAGACCTTGCTGGGCCTAGGGCACCGGGAGGAAGCGGAGGCCGATTTCAAGAAAGCCTTTGAGGGCCACCGCGCTCTGGTGGAGGAATTCCCGGACAATCCCGACCATCTCTTTTACACCGCCTTCGCGGGCGAACGGCTTGCCAAGCTGCGCCACGAGGCAAAGGACCTGCCGGGCGCGGTCGAGATGTATCGCCTCTGTGCGGATCTCTGCCGCAAGGGGATGATGGCGCGTCCGGACAACACGACCTACCGCGATAACCTCGGTAATAATCTGAACGACCTCGCGGCGTTGTATTTGGAAACCGGCGACGGGAACGGAGCGATTGATTCAGCCCTCCAGCTTGTCCGCTATTTTCCGAATTCGTGGAATGACCATGACATTGCTGCCGGCGTGCTGGCCCGCGCGATCCCGCTGGTGGAGGAAGGCAAGCATGCCGAAATCACCTCGAAGGCGGTCGCGCTGCTGCTGCATTCCCTGGAACTCGGGAGCACGAGGTTCGCCCAGTTTCCCAACGACGAGCGTTTCACGAATCTGCGGCAGGATCCCGGATTCATCGGTCTGAAGGAAGCAGCGCCCGATCCCGCGGGCCATAGCCCGTCGAAATTCAGCTACCACTACAAGTACGACGACCCCGGTACGCGGGTCTGGCAACGCGAGGGCGACCAATGGACGGAGAGCCAGCCATCGGGAAAAGTGAATCGCTTCACGATTTCCGGACGCGTGAGGGTAAATGGGATTTCAGGGACCGAACTCCGTTCCGTGGATCGTGAGATTTGGATCTTCGTTCCCGACCTCGGCACGCCAGCCCCGCAGGTCGTGATGCTGCGAACCGGTGCACGTTGGGGCAGGTTCGCGGAGATCAGCGAAATGGAGTGA
- a CDS encoding RNA polymerase sigma factor — protein sequence MASPFPVTQWTAVVDLCRDGSPEARQAALERLCTDYWYPLYVFARRQGHPHPDSEDLTQGFFHYLLERDLFSAASQELGKLRTFLLTVFQRYIGDVRGREQAQKRGGGKELLSLDVGQAESRYEAEPQDFATPEAHFDRSWAMSVLHASLNDLGESERSAGRGAQFAVVEAFLNPTGVAESSYEAAAAELGMNGEAVRKVVSRLRAKFRDCLRQQIAATLHEPTTAQVDEELVALKAALRS from the coding sequence ATGGCCTCTCCCTTCCCCGTCACGCAGTGGACGGCAGTGGTGGATCTGTGCCGGGATGGCAGTCCGGAGGCCCGGCAGGCCGCGCTGGAGCGGCTGTGCACGGATTACTGGTATCCGCTCTACGTCTTCGCCCGGCGGCAGGGCCACCCGCACCCGGATTCGGAGGACCTGACGCAGGGATTTTTCCACTACCTGCTGGAGCGCGACCTGTTTTCCGCGGCCAGCCAGGAATTGGGCAAGCTGCGGACCTTCCTGCTGACCGTTTTCCAGCGCTACATCGGCGACGTGCGGGGCCGGGAGCAGGCGCAGAAGCGGGGAGGGGGGAAGGAACTGCTGTCGCTGGATGTCGGGCAGGCCGAGAGCCGCTACGAGGCTGAGCCGCAGGACTTCGCGACGCCAGAAGCGCATTTTGACCGGAGCTGGGCGATGTCGGTGCTCCACGCTTCATTGAATGATCTGGGCGAAAGCGAGCGCTCGGCCGGCCGCGGGGCGCAATTCGCGGTGGTGGAGGCATTCCTGAATCCCACGGGGGTCGCGGAGAGCAGCTACGAGGCGGCGGCTGCCGAACTCGGGATGAATGGCGAGGCGGTGCGGAAGGTGGTCAGCCGGCTGCGGGCGAAGTTCCGCGACTGCCTGCGCCAGCAGATCGCCGCCACCCTCCACGAGCCGACCACGGCCCAGGTGGATGAGGAGCTGGTGGCGCTGAAGGCGGCGCTGCGCAGTTGA
- a CDS encoding 6,7-dimethyl-8-ribityllumazine synthase — translation MHVALISATWHADLLRGASAACQETLAGNATAEEFTVPGCLEIPLFAQKLAATGKYDAIVAFGLIVDGGIYRHEFVADAVLSGMMRVQLDTGVPILSCVLTPHHFDESPERIAFFRDHLVVKGVEVGKAALAIIRLGAAVTC, via the coding sequence ATGCACGTCGCCCTGATTTCCGCCACCTGGCACGCAGACCTCCTGCGTGGCGCCAGCGCGGCCTGTCAGGAAACCCTCGCCGGAAATGCCACCGCCGAGGAGTTCACCGTGCCGGGATGTCTCGAAATCCCCCTTTTCGCCCAAAAACTCGCGGCAACCGGCAAATACGACGCCATCGTCGCCTTCGGCCTGATCGTGGACGGCGGCATCTATCGTCACGAATTTGTCGCTGATGCGGTACTTTCAGGCATGATGCGCGTGCAGTTGGATACTGGCGTACCGATCCTTTCCTGTGTGTTGACCCCACATCATTTCGACGAAAGTCCGGAGCGTATCGCTTTCTTCCGCGACCACCTCGTCGTGAAAGGCGTTGAAGTCGGCAAGGCCGCTCTCGCCATCATCCGCCTCGGGGCCGCCGTAACCTGCTAG
- a CDS encoding class I SAM-dependent methyltransferase: protein MNDCTPLQERLLFLQKFLSAPLSTGSIVPSSRHLTKAMLKPINWENSRHIAELGAGTGVFTREIRRRRDPRCQVYIFERDEALRERLQVEIPDFSFHPDARDIHLLPREEDSAPLLDGIISGLPFANFPTSLRDQILDNVKAALKPDGKFIAFQYSLRLKSRLEKRFEKVSTSLVTLNVPPAFVHVCEGPRGN from the coding sequence GTGAACGACTGCACGCCACTCCAGGAACGCCTGCTGTTCCTCCAGAAATTCCTCTCAGCCCCGCTGAGCACGGGAAGCATTGTCCCGAGCTCCCGCCACCTGACGAAGGCGATGCTCAAGCCGATCAACTGGGAGAATTCGCGGCATATCGCCGAGCTGGGAGCCGGCACCGGAGTCTTCACCCGGGAAATCCGCCGCCGCCGCGATCCCCGCTGCCAAGTTTACATCTTCGAGCGCGATGAAGCGCTACGGGAACGCCTGCAGGTGGAAATCCCGGATTTTTCGTTTCACCCGGATGCCCGCGACATCCACCTGCTGCCGCGGGAGGAAGACTCGGCCCCGCTGTTAGACGGGATCATTTCCGGCCTGCCCTTCGCGAATTTCCCGACGAGCCTGCGTGACCAGATCCTCGATAACGTGAAGGCAGCCCTGAAGCCGGACGGGAAGTTCATCGCCTTCCAGTATTCGCTGAGGCTGAAGTCGCGGCTGGAGAAGCGGTTCGAGAAAGTGAGCACCTCGCTGGTCACGCTCAATGTCCCGCCCGCCTTCGTCCACGTGTGCGAAGGTCCGCGCGGAAACTGA